A segment of the Conexibacter woesei Iso977N genome:
CGTGGAGGTTGCCGCGGCCGTCGGCGAGCGCCGTCCGGATCCAGGTCGCGCCGATGTCGACGGCGACGATCAGCGTGGGGGCGGCGGGCACGCTTGGGAGTCTAGGTGCGGCGCAGCGCGGCGGCGGTGCGGGCGAAGTCCTCGACCGCCGTCCAATCCTGCGCGGTGACCGCGGCCGGCGGCGTGACCCAGGAGCCGCCGACGCAGGCGACGTTGGGCAGCGCGAGGTACTCGCCGGCGTTGTGGAGGCCGATCCCGCCGGTCGGGCAGAAGCGGAGCTCGGGGAAGACGGCCCCGAGCTGCTTGATCGCCGCGGTGCCGCCGTTGAGCTCGGCGGGGAAGAACTTCGCGGTCGTGATCCCGCGCTCGCGCAGCGCGACGAGGTCGGAGGCGGTGGCGGTCCCGGCGAGGAAGGGGAGCCCGCTGGCCTGCAGCGCGTCGAGCAGGCGCGGCGTCTGGCCCGGGGCGACGAGGAAGCGCGCGCCCGCGGCCTGCGCGGCGTCGGCCTGGGCGGAGGTGGTCACGGTCCCGGCGCCGATGACGGCTTCCGGTACATGTTGGGCGATGTTGTTGATGGCCTCGAGCGCGGCGGGGGTGCGCAGGACGAGCTCGATCAGGCGCAGGCCGCCGGCGACGAGCGCCCGAGCGAGCGGCACCGCGTCGTCGGGGTCGTCGATCACCACGACCGGGAGAACCGGCGCGAGGTCGAGCAGGGCGTCTGCGTCCTGGGGCACCGCCGCAGCATGCCGCACCTGCGTGCCCGGGGTCAGGCCCACGCCGGGGCCTCCGCCTCGCGCGGCGCGGCGAACACCGTGGCGCCGGTGTCGGCGGCGCCGATCAGCGCGCGCAGGCCGCCGAACAGCTCGCGGCCGGTGCCGCTGCTGACATCGACGGTCGGTTGTGCGACAGGTCGCTCGGAGAGGTCGGCGGCGACGTCGAGCGTCCCGGCGACGGTGTCCAAGATGATGATGTCGCCGTCCTGGACGCGGGCCAGCGGCCCGCCCGCCGCCGCCTCGGGCGTGACGTGGATCGCCGAGGGGATCGTCCCGGAGGCGCCCGACATCCGGCCGTCGGTGACCAAGGCAACCTGATGGCCTCGGTCCTGGAGGACACCGAGCGCGGGCGTCAGCTTGTGCAGCTCGGGCATCCCGTTGGCCTTCGGGCCCTGGAAGCGCAGGACCGCGACGAGGTCGGCGCCGTCGAGGTCGCCGTCGTCGAAGGCCTTCAGGAACGCGGCCTGGGAGTCGAAGACGCGCGCGGGCGCCTCGACGCGGCGGCGCTCCGGCGGCAGGGCGGACACCTTGGTCACCGCCCGGCCGGCGCTGCCGTCGACCACCCGGATGCCGCCGTCGGGCGCGAACGGCTCCGTGGCGGCGCGCAGCACCTCGGGGTCGCCCGTCTGCGCGGGCGCGCCGGCGGCGTAGGCGCTGAGCCCGGGGCCGACGATCGTGTTGACATCCTCGTGCAGGAGACCCGCGGCGAGCAGCTCCTGGATCAGGAAGCGCGTCCCGCCCGCGGCGTGGAAGTGGTTGACGTCGGCCGCGCCGTTGGGGTAGATCCGGGCGAGCAGCGGGACGACGGCCGACAGCGCGTCGAAGTCGTCCCACGTCAGCGCGATCCCGGCGGCCGCGGCGATCGCGGGCAGGTGCATGGTGTGGTTGGTCGAGCCGCCCGTGGCCAGCAGCGCGACGACGCCGTTGACGATCGCGCGCTCGTCGACCACGTCGCACAGGGGCATGTAGTCGTCGCCGAGCGCGGTCCGGGTTGTGATGGTGGTTGCCACCGCGGCGGTCAGCGCGTCGCGCTCGGGCGTGCCCGGGTTGACGAACGCCGCGCCGGGGACGTGCAGGCCCATCGCCTCGACCACCAGCTGATTGCTGTTGGCCGTCCCGTAGAACGTGCACGTGCCGGCCGAGTGGTAGGACGCGGCCTCGGCGTCCTGCAGCTCCTCGAACGTCGCGTCGCCCGCGGCGTAGCGGCGGCGCACGGCGCTCTTCTCGCGGTTCGGGAGCCCGGACGCCATCGGCCCGGCGGGGACGAGCGCGATCGGCAGGTGGCCGAAGGTCAGCGCGCCGATCAGCAGGCCGGGGACGATCTTGTCGCAGATGCCCAGCAGCAGCGCGCCGTCGAACATGTCATGCGAGAGCGCGATCGCCGTCGACATCGCGATGACGTCGCGGGAGAGCAGCGACAGCTCCATCCCGGCACGGCCCTGCGTGATCCCGTCGCACATCGCGGGCACGCCGCCCGCGACCTGCGCGACGCCGCCCGCCTGGCGGACCGCCTGCTTGAGCAAGGTGGGGTACTTGCCGTAGGGCTGGTGCGCCGACAGCATGTCGTTGTAGGCGTTGACGATCGCCACGTTCGGCCGGACCGCGCCGCGCAGGTACGCCTTCTCCTCCGCACCGCACGCGGCGGCGCCGTGGGCGAAGTTCGCGCACCCGAGGTCCCCGCGCGCCGGGCCTTCCAGCCGCGCGGCGGCCATGCGCGCCAGATACGCGGAGCGCGACTCAGCGCTCCGCGAAGCAACGCGTTCGGTGACCTCGGCGAGAACGGGATGGATCGACACGCCGCGGACGATGCGCGCCCACGCCGCGCCCCGCAAGGCGCGCCGCCCCGAACGACACCCGGTCGGGGGCGCCCGTGTGGGCTACTTAGGCGGCGAGAGACGGCGGCTGCGCGCAGCCGCGGGCGTCGTCCCTAGGCGCGCGCGACGAAGGGCACGCGGACGCCCTCGTCGTAGGCCTCGAGCTCGCCGCCGCGCTTGAGGCGGTTGATCGTCGCTGCGACGATCGTGCGCTTGATGCCGGTGATCTCGGCGATCTCGGGCGCGGAGATGCCGGGGCGCTCGAGGATCGTCTGGAGGATCAGCTGCTTGTTGGCGCCCTGGGGCGCGCGGCCGTCGCGGCCGCGCTTGGTGCCGCGGCGGCCGCGGCGGATCATCGGGCGCGGGACGGCGCCGATCGCGTCGCCGCCGGCCGAGGCGTGGCCGAGCAGGACGGTCAGGTCCGGCGTCACGGTGTCCTGGCCGCTGGCCTCCAGCGTCTCGACGACCTCGCGCAGGCGGCGCAGGCGCTCCAGCTCCATCGCGACGGGCTCGAGCTCGGCCATGCGCGCGTCGATCGTCTCACGGATCTGGGTGAGCACCGTTCCGGCGTCGGTGTTCGGGACGGGAGCGACGGCCATGCCTGCGCAGTATGAGGCATGGCCGTGCGGAACGCTTCAGCGTGTTCACGGTTTGTTCACAGCCGGACCGGTGAGTGTTCCGGCGCGCGCCATCGCGGCGTGGCAGGAGGCGGCGGTCCCGAGCGAGCAGTCGGCGACGGGCCTCCCGTCCGGCAGCGGCGCCAGCACCGCGGCGGTCGGGCGGCGGCGGTCCGGCTCGGTCGGGAGCGTGGTGGCGAACCAGCGGGTGTCGCCGGCGCCGGCCGCGCGGGTGGCGACGGTCGCCGCGTGGCCGTCGGCGTTGACCTTGACCTGCGCGACGCCGCCGCCCGTCACGCCCGCGACCACGCGGCCGGACGGGGTGAGCGCGCTCAGCGCGGCGACCGCGTCGGGCCGGTCCGGCGCGCGGGTGCAGTGCGTCGCGACGCCGCCGCTGTAGGTGATGTCCAGGCACAGGCGCCCGTGGTAGCGGCGCAGCGTCGCGCCGCGGGCGTGGTCGGTGCGCAGGACGACCGACGCGTTCGGCGACGGCCGGCTCGACACCACCGACTTGGCCGCCAGCGCGCTCGCGCCGACGACGCCGATCAGCGCGCCGACGAGCGCGGCGCGGCGCGCGATGCGCCGTCCGGTCCGGAGGTGCTCGGCGCCGCGGCGGCGCCGCCGCACGGGTGCCGCCGCGGGCACGAGTGCGGGCGCGGGCGTCGGCCGCGCGTCCTCCTCCAGCCGCTCGGCGACCAGCCGCGCGAACTCGTCCTCCAGCTCGGTGAGGATCGGGAAGTCCGCGGGGTCGTAGCGCTCGCTCATCAGGACGCCTTCCATGCTGTGTGCTGCCTGCGGATCCGGCCGGCGAGGACGCGCAGGCCGCGCGACACGCTCGTGCGCGCGCCGGACGGCGTGATGTCCAGGCGCTCGGCGATCTCCGCGTAGGTCATGTCCTCCAGGACGCGCATCGCGACGGCGTCGCGCTGGTCGGGCGGCAGGTCCGCCATCCCGGCGGCGACCGCGCCGCGCAGCTCCTGGATCCCGGAGAGCTCCTCGATCCGCTCGATCTCGCGGTCGGTCAGCGCGCGCCGCTCGCGGCCGAGCAGGAGCGCGCCCCTGCGCCCGGACTCCTCGCGGCGCTCGTGGTCGCGCAGCAGCGAGCGCGCGATCGACCAGAGCCAGCCGGACAGCTCCTCGTCGCTGGAGCCGCGGTACTGCGCGCGGCGCTCCAGCACGACCGTGAACACGTCGGAGGTCAGGTCGGTCGCCAGCTCCGCGTCGTGGACGCGCCGCTGGAAGAACACCAACAACGACGCGGCCGACCTCCGGTAGAGCCTGAGGAAGTCATCCTCGGTGAGCGGCGGCGCGGTCAGCGCGGGTCTCCGCTCCCCCGCCGCCGCACGTCCACCTCGCGCTCGGCCGGCGGAAGGCTCTGGAGGTCGACCGGCTGGACCGTCGAGAGGACCGCGTCGAGCGCGACGCCGGACAGCGTCTCGTGCTCGACCAGCGACCGCGCGGTCTCCTCGACCGCCGACCAGTTGCGCTGGAGCACCGCGCGGGCGCGGGCCTTGGCGTCCTCGACGATCCGCTCGGTCTCCTCGTCGATGATGTCGAGCGTGTGCGGGCCGACCGTGCCGATGTCCTGCAGCGCGGCGCCGAGGAAGACCTCGCCGCCGGCCTCGCCGATCGTGACCGAGCCCAGGCGCGGGCTCATGCCGAAGCTCGTGACCATCTGGCGCGCGAGCTTGGTCGCGGCGTGGAGGTCGTCGCTGGCGCCGGTCGAGCCCTCGCCGAACTCGATCAGCTCGGCGGCGGTGCCGGCCAGGATCGCGGTCAGGTGGCGCTCCAGGTCGGACTGCGTGTGCATCACGGCATCCCGATCGGTGAGCATGTGCGCGGCGGTGCCGAGCTGGCGGCCACGCGCGACGATCGACAGCTTCTGGGCCGAGACCGACTGGCCGATCGCGCGGGTCGTGACCGCGTGGCCGGCCTCGTGGACGGCGATCGTCCACTGCTCCTCGGCGGTCAGGACGTGCTTCTTGGCGGGGCCGGCGACGACGCGGTCGATCGCCTCCTCCAGCGTGGCCTGGTCGATCTCCACGCGGCCTTCGCGAACGGTGAGCAGTGCCGCTTCGTTGACGAGGTTGGCGATCTCGGCGCCGGAGAAGCCGGGGCAGAGGCGCGCGATCTGCGCGAGGTCGACGTCGGGGGCGAACGAGCGCCCGCGCGCGTGGAGCTGGAGGATCTCGAAGCGGCCGTGGGCGTCCGGGTTGTCGACGACGACCTGGCGGTCGAAGCGGCCGGGGCGCAGCAGTGCGGGGTCGAGGATGTCCGGGCGGTTGGTGGCGCCCATGACGACGACGCCGGCGTCGCCGCCGAAGCCGTCCATCTCGACCAGCAGCTGGTTGAGCGTCTGCTCGCGCTCGTCGTTGCCCTGGCCGACGCCGGCGCCGCGCTTGCGGCCGGCGGCGTCGAGCTCGTCGATGAAGATGATCGCCGGCGCGTTCTTGCGGGCGATGGCGAAGAGCGAGCGGATGCGCGCCGCGCCGACGCCGACCAGGGACTCCACGAACTCGGCGCCGGAGGCCGAGTAGAACGTGGCGTCGGCCTCGCCCGCGGTGGCGCGCGCGAGCAGCGTCTTGCCGGTGCCGGGAGGGCCGACGAGCAGGACGCCCTTGGGCGCGGCGGCGCCCATGGTGAGGTACTTGCTCGGGTCGTCGAGGAAGTCGCGGATCTCGCGCAGCTCGGCGACCGCCTCGCCCGCGCCGGCGACGGAGTCGAACGTGATCGGCGCCCTGCCCTTCTTCTTCCTGCGGCCCTTGCCGCGGAAGTTCGAGAACGAGGCGATGCCGCCGGAGCCGTCGCCGGTGAAGCGCGTGAAGAACGCGAACAGGCAGACGAGGAGCAGGATCGGGATCAGGAACTGGACGACGATCGCGGTCGCGGGCTTGGACGACTGCTGGTCGATCGAGACCTGCGCGCCGCCGGTCGTCAGGTTCCTGTAGATGGTCGCCGTGGCCGCGTCGCTCGACGGGTAGTTGGCGTAGATCTGCAGGCCGGTGTCGGTGTGCGCGACGACCTGGTGGTCGTGGTCGAGCAGGACGGCGGACTGCAGGCGCTGCGCGGTCGCGAGCGAGGTGAGGTTGGAGAGCGCGACCCTCTTGCCCTGGGCCTGCGGGCCGAGCGAGCCGAGCAGGGAGAAGAACGTGATCGCCAGCGCGATCGCGGCGAGGAGGAGGAACGTGGACAGCGGGTCGCGCGTGAGGATGCGGCCGACCGCGGCTCCCGCGTCCTTGGCGCTGGTCGCGGCCGCGCGCAGCGGGGACCTGCTTCCGTAGGACTGGGTGAGGCGGGGATTCGACATTCGGGACACGATCACGGCTCCGGAGCGGGCGGGTGTGAACAGTTCGGGAACTCTGGTCGCCGTCGTGTGAACACCGGGACGGCCGCTCGTGGACCGGGCGGACATGTTCACCGCTCGGCGACATCATCGGCGGTGCGCGACCTAGACTCGCCGGGGTGTCTCGGCAGTCGCGCATAGGACGTGCGCTCTGGCCCGCGTTGCTGGCGGTGGTCGTCGCCCACGCGGTCTCGGATCTGCTGCACCATCCGTTCCTGGGGGACACCGGCGACGCCGCGATCGTCGACGCGCACCTGACGCTGTGGGTGCCGGGGACCGAGGCGGGCGGGCCGAGCGAGGCGGTCGCGCGAGATGCCGCCGCGTCGCTGCAGCTGACGGGGCGGCCGGCGACCGTGAAGCTGCGCGCGGGCGGCGCGGCGGGCGCGGTGTCGGGCTTCCTCGACGACCTCGACGGGGCGAGTGATCCCGCGCCGCGGCCGAGCGACCTGCTGGTCGTGTCGTCGGCGACCGTGGCGGATCTCGCGCGCGGCCGGGCGCAGGCGCTGTTCGGCTCCGACGCCGTCGCCGCGCGGGAGGCCGAGGATGCGCTGCGGCGGGCGCGGCCGCTGGCGGTGCTGGCGTCGGACCGGCTGGTGCTGGCGGTGCGCCTCAGGTCGAGGCTGCGCTCGGGCGCGCAGCTGGTCGGCGACCTGCGCGACCGGCCGCACGGGCACCTGTTCGCGGTCGAGGGCGACGCGTGGACGAAGACGCAGCTCGGGCGGCTGGTGCAGCGCGCGGGCGTGCCGGGACACGTGCCCTACCGCGCGTACCCGAGCGGCGGCGAGGCGGCGCTGGGGCTGGAGTCCGGCGACGCCGACGTGGTGCTGGCGCCCGCGAGCGCGCTGCGCGGGGAGATCGCCGCGGGGCGGGTGCGGGCGCTGTCGTGGCCGCGCGGCGCGGGCGCCGCGCCGCGGGCGTGGACGGCCGTGCTCGAGGCGCCGGGCCTGCGCCCGGACCAGCACGCGCGGTTGAAGGACGAGCTCGCGCGGTTGAGCGCCGACGCGCACTGGCGGGCGTCGCTGCGCGCTCAGGGACGCGATGTGTCCGTGCGCGCCGTACCGCGCGACTTCCTCGCGCGACGGCTCGACGACGCGGCCTGGCTGCAGCGCGTCACGGCGCGCCTGTCGACCGACTGACGTTCACCGCGCGGGGCCAGTCCCTGCCATCTGGCCTGAAAAGGGCCGATACTCGTGAACATAGCGAAAACTCTGGTTGCAGCCGCACTGCTCTGAGTTCACTGTGCGTCCAGGTCGCACGACGGACGCGACCTGAAGGGGAAGGGCGGTCGCGAAGCTGTCAGGAAGGCAGCTCTGCTCCGCGCTGCCCGCGCACGCCCGTGCTCGGGTCCATCAACATCAGGGAGCATCAACAAACCATGAAGTTGCGTACTAAGAAGGTCAGCGTGCTGGCCTTGGCTGCTACGGCTGCGATGGCCCTCAGCGGCATCGGCGCCGGCTCCGCCCACGCCTCGTTCACGCCGTGTGCCGGCAGCAACATCGCCGGTGAGGGTTCGTCGTTGCAGAGGTCGGCTCAGACCGCTTGGACGGCGGGCTTCAGGACCTCGGTCTGTGCGACGCCGACCGTGACCTACACGGCCACGAGCTCGGGGAGGTGCATGGACAAGTGGGGCGCCAGCGGTGGCGCGCTGCAGACCGCCGTGAACTACTGCGGCACCGACGATGCGCCGACCTCGACGCAGGTCACCAACATCAACACCGCGACGGGCGCAGGCGTCCTCAGCATCCCGGTGACGCAGGCGGCGATCGCGATCGTCGTCAACCCGCCGGCGGGCTGCACGATCACCGAGATCACTCCGGCCAACCTGGAGAGGGTCTTCAACGGCACGACGACCGCGTGGTCCTCGATCGCGACCGGCGGCAGCTGCACCGGCACGATCGACCGCGTCGTCCGCACCGATTCGTCGGGCACGAGCTACCAGCTCAAGCACTACCTGTTCAACCAGAACAGCAGCGCGGTGTGTGGGACCAGGACGTGGGCCGACCTGCAGGCTTCGGCGGACAACACCAACTGGCCGTCCGCGTGCAACAGGACCGGCGTGCACTACTCGGAGTCGGGCTGCCCGTCGGCCTGCGCGGGTGCCGGCACGGGCTCGGGCGGCGGCGACGAGGCCAAGACGGTCTCGGCGAAGCCCGGCACGATCGGCTACGTGGCCCTCTCGGACGCTCGTTCGATCTACGTTGCCGGTGGCAACTACAGGTGGATCGGCATCAGGATCCCGGCGGAGTCGGCGACGTACGATCCCTCGAGCAACGGCCTGTCGACGACGGTCGCCAACTCGAACTGCACGACCGCCTCGAGGTCGTACGCCAGCGGCACGTTCCCGCTGGCCACGGCCAGCTGGTCGGGCGTCTACCTGACCGATCACGGCAGCGGCTACCCGATCTGCACGCTGACGTGGGACCTGGCGACCAACAACTACGCGGCCGGCTGGGGCTCCCCGGCGGGCGGCAGGATCGCCAACACCGTGTTCGACTACCTGAACTACACGATCAGCACGGCGGGTGCCACGGCCAACAACAACAAGGACTACCAGAGGCTGCCCACCGACGTCAGGACTGCGGCGCAGTCCGGCGTCAACGCCATCGGCTAGCTGCCCCTGGCCGGCGCGCCGTTGGCGCCGGTTGCGCTGAAACGCCTGCGGCCGGGTCCGAAAGTACCCGGCCGCTTCGCGTCGTGGAGCGGTGCGTCAGGAGGGCGTGTGGCCGACGTACACGTTGTTCGTGATCGTCGCGGTGTTCGTGCCGGCCGGCGACGGCAGGCCGAGCTGCTTGTTGATGGCCTTCGTGACCGTCGCCGGGGCGACCGCCCCGCAGTTCGACGCGGCGGGCACGGCGTAGGCGTTGTCGACGTCGATGACGTCGTCGGACTCCAGGATCAGGCCGGCCGGGCGCGAGATCGAGCCCTGGTCGCCGAAGATCGGCTGGTTCGGCGGCGGCGGGTCGGTGATGTCGGTCGTCAGGTTCAGCGTGATCGGCGCAGCGGTCGAGCCGATGGCGCAGTTCGTGCCGAGCAGCGGGTTGGAGAACTTGATCCGGATCGGCGCCGTGAAGCTGAACGTCGAGTAGTCGTACGTGATGGCGCCGACCTGCTGGATCTGGGCGGTCAGCGTGTTGAGGCTGAACGGCAGACCCGTGCCGAACAGGTTGTTGGAGACGACGACCGGCGTGCCGGTCAGCGCGGGGCCCGACGCCGGCGGGACGAACGTGAACTGATGGGTGTCGGGGTCCTGGGCGACGCCGCCCTCGATCTTCACCGAGGTGCCGACGTTGACGCTGTTCCTGTTGGCGCCGATCGAGCCGCCGGTCGACTGGGCGACCAGGCAGGACGAGAGGTTGGGGGCGCCGACCGGGCAGCGGCTGAACGACGGGACGTCGGCGGAGGCCGTCGTCGCGCCGAGCGCCAGGACGCTGAGGGCGGTGAGCGCCGCGCCGAGGCGCGGGGTACAACGCTTCATGGAGTGCTCCTAGGGATGGGTTGGTAGTGGGACAGCGGCGCGGACCATAGGCGCCACATCGCCATTGCTCACCATAAAAATTCGTAACTAGGTGGGCGACATCCTGGTGACACCAAGGCGGCATCCGGACCCTCAGGCCCGGAGCGCTCGGCCATCCCCTACCGCTTGGTGAACATATCGATAACTCCATTCCGCATGGGAACGCCGGCGAGTATGTTGCGACGCCGTACCCCCGGCCGCATGAGCCTCTGCCTGCGGCTGCGACGACTACAGGAGACGCTTGTCGATGCTGGACCTTCGCCGTACAGCGGCGCCCTCGCGCGCTGCGTGCGCGGCGGCCTTCGCCGCCGCCCTGATCATCATGTACGTGTTGCTCGCCGCGCCGGGCGCGCGCGCCGCCGGCGAGCTGGCCGCGTTCGGCCCGGTGGGCTTCGACGCGAGCGCCGGCGAGTTCGCGTTCGGCGGCCCGGTCGCGGTCGATCCGAGCGACGGCAACGACATCTACGTCGCAGACGTCTCCGACGCGTCGAAGACGCCGCGCGTGCGCAAGCTCTCCCCGACGGGTCAGGCGCTGGCCACGGTCGCGCCGCCGAACACGAACGCCGGCGGTGGGGCCGGGTACATCGCGGGCCTCGCGGTCGACCAGACCGAGCATCGCCTGTACGTGTTCATGGTGGCCAACGGCCCCGACGCGGCGAACCCCTCGCAGCCGGCGTCGATGTCGATCCTCGTCTACTCGACGACGCCGCAGTCCAACGCGCTGGTCGCGCCCGCGAACCTCCCGTCCGGCGTGCTGGTCGACTTCCGCACCGCGGGCGGCGTCGTCGACTACCCGACCGGCATCGCGGTGGACCCCACGACGCACAAGGTCGGGGTCATCGGGATCGACGATCCGAACGCCATCGATCCGAACGGCGTCATCCAGTACGTCACCGACGCGGGCGCGCTCTCCACGCCCCTCACCGGCCTCGGGACCGGCGTCGACCCGGACGGCAACGCGGTGCCGAACCCGCCCGGCATGGCGATCGGCCCCGACGGCGACATCTACGTGCCCGAGGGGCCGGACGCGGGCGACGGCACCGCGGCCCTCATCTACCGCATCCCGAAGGGCGGCGGCACGCCCAGGCTCATCGCCCAGGACTCGGTCGACAACAACCCGGCGATCAACCCGGCGATCCAGAACGGCAACAGCTACGGCGTCCCGATCGCGGTCTCGCCCGACGGCACCTCCGTGTGGATCCCCGAGGGCGTGTCCGGATCGGGCATGGTCCGCGGCTTCTCGATCGCCAACGGCGACCAGCTCGCGGCCTACGGCGGCGGCACCGCGGGCGGCAGTTGCTACCTGCCCTTCCGCTTCATCCACCTGGGCATCGCCGTCGGGGCCGACGACCAGGTCATCGTCACCAGCCCCTACAACAACACCACGCCGGACCCCACGGATCGCACCGTCCACGTCTTCGGCTCCGGCGGCTCCGGCTGCCCCGTGCCGCAGGGCCTGTTCACGGTCGACGGCAGGGGCGACGGCTCGGTGACGGTCACCAAGGGCAAGAGCATCGTCCTCGACGCGTCGATGTCGGACCTGCGCGGCGGCGCGGCGGGCGAGGTCGACTGGGACCTCGACGGCTCCGGCCAGTTCGCCACGCACGTGACGGGCTCGGGCGGCGGCGCGGCGGCCCTGACGATCAACCACACCTACCTGAACGCGGGCGCCACGTTCAGGATCGGCGTCAAGATCCACATCCAGGGCAGCGTCTGGACCGAGCCGGTGTTCCACACGGTCACCGTCGCGGCGCCCAGGCCCATCGCCTCCTTCACGCCGTCGTCGCGCACGCCCGCGGCGGGTGGCACGGTCACGTTCGACGCCTCCGCGTCGATCGACTCGGCCGGGTCCGACAGCGGTGGCCCGACGCACACGCTCAAGACCTACCACTGGGAGTTCGGCGATGGCGCGACGCAGGACGCGACGACGCCGACGGTGACGCACGCGTTCGCCAACGGGGGCACGGCCGCCGTGGCGCGGACGGTCAGGCTCGTCGTCACCTCGAGGGACGACGTCGCCAGCGACGCCTTCGCGCAGACGGTGACGGTGGCCGGCACGGCGCCGGCCAACGCCACCCCGAACCCGACGCCGACCCCGGCGCCGAGGACGACCCCCATCCCGCCGTCCGGTGGCGGCACCGTGCCGACCACGCCGACGATCCCGAGCTCGGGCGTCTCCGGCTCGAGCGTCGACGCCAGGGGCAACGTGGCGCTCACGGTCAGCTGCCCGGCCGGCGGCGCGCGCTGCGTGGGCAGGGTCGTCCTGAAGGTCAGGGTCACGAAGACCGTCAGGGGCAGGAAGAAGGCCACGACCGTGACCATCGGGACGGTGTCGTTCACGGTCGAGGCGGGCAAGAGCAAGGCGGTCAAGCTCAGGCTGACCGCGACGGGTCGCTCGTTGTTGAGGAAGCAGAAGAGGCTCAGCGTCAGCGCGGCGATCACGACCAGCGCCAACGGCAGGTCCAGCACCAGGACCAAGACGCTGGCGCTCAAGGCCGCGAGCAAGAAGAAGAAG
Coding sequences within it:
- a CDS encoding PKD domain-containing protein translates to MLDLRRTAAPSRAACAAAFAAALIIMYVLLAAPGARAAGELAAFGPVGFDASAGEFAFGGPVAVDPSDGNDIYVADVSDASKTPRVRKLSPTGQALATVAPPNTNAGGGAGYIAGLAVDQTEHRLYVFMVANGPDAANPSQPASMSILVYSTTPQSNALVAPANLPSGVLVDFRTAGGVVDYPTGIAVDPTTHKVGVIGIDDPNAIDPNGVIQYVTDAGALSTPLTGLGTGVDPDGNAVPNPPGMAIGPDGDIYVPEGPDAGDGTAALIYRIPKGGGTPRLIAQDSVDNNPAINPAIQNGNSYGVPIAVSPDGTSVWIPEGVSGSGMVRGFSIANGDQLAAYGGGTAGGSCYLPFRFIHLGIAVGADDQVIVTSPYNNTTPDPTDRTVHVFGSGGSGCPVPQGLFTVDGRGDGSVTVTKGKSIVLDASMSDLRGGAAGEVDWDLDGSGQFATHVTGSGGGAAALTINHTYLNAGATFRIGVKIHIQGSVWTEPVFHTVTVAAPRPIASFTPSSRTPAAGGTVTFDASASIDSAGSDSGGPTHTLKTYHWEFGDGATQDATTPTVTHAFANGGTAAVARTVRLVVTSRDDVASDAFAQTVTVAGTAPANATPNPTPTPAPRTTPIPPSGGGTVPTTPTIPSSGVSGSSVDARGNVALTVSCPAGGARCVGRVVLKVRVTKTVRGRKKATTVTIGTVSFTVEAGKSKAVKLRLTATGRSLLRKQKRLSVSAAITTSANGRSSTRTKTLALKAASKKKK